In Actinoplanes sp. NBC_00393, a single genomic region encodes these proteins:
- a CDS encoding dioxygenase family protein translates to MTDSPSPSPFPSPAQVAREEALVREVVASFDGASSERLKELLGALTRHLHGFVRETRLTEAEWAAAIAFLTRCGDITDAKRQEFILLSDVLGVSMQTIAVNNSYADATEATVMGPFFVDESPHVPIGGDVAQGASGQPCWVEGTVRDTDGKPVAGARIEVWEADEDGFYDVQYGDGRVSARGHLFSDSAGRYAFWAVTPTPYPIPDDGPVGELLQAVGRSPMRASHLHFKVSAPGLHTLVTHIFVRGCEYLDRDSVFGVKESLIRSFEEQPAGAATPDGRAVEGKWSRTRFDIVLAPDRGM, encoded by the coding sequence GTGACGGATTCCCCTTCCCCTTCCCCTTTCCCTTCGCCGGCGCAGGTGGCTCGCGAGGAGGCGCTGGTCCGTGAGGTGGTGGCGTCCTTCGACGGGGCGTCGTCGGAGCGGCTCAAGGAACTGCTCGGGGCGCTGACCCGGCACCTGCACGGATTCGTGCGGGAGACCCGGCTGACCGAGGCGGAGTGGGCGGCGGCGATCGCGTTCCTGACCCGGTGCGGAGACATCACCGATGCCAAGCGGCAGGAGTTCATCCTGCTCAGCGACGTGCTCGGGGTGTCCATGCAGACGATCGCAGTCAACAATTCGTATGCCGACGCCACCGAGGCCACGGTGATGGGTCCGTTCTTCGTGGACGAGTCGCCGCACGTGCCGATCGGTGGGGACGTCGCGCAGGGGGCGTCGGGGCAGCCGTGCTGGGTGGAAGGGACGGTCCGCGACACCGACGGGAAACCGGTCGCCGGGGCCCGGATCGAGGTGTGGGAGGCCGACGAGGACGGCTTCTACGACGTTCAGTACGGGGACGGGCGGGTGTCGGCGCGCGGGCATCTTTTCAGTGACTCCGCCGGGCGGTACGCGTTCTGGGCGGTCACGCCGACGCCGTACCCGATCCCCGACGACGGGCCGGTGGGGGAACTGCTCCAGGCGGTGGGACGGTCGCCGATGCGGGCGTCGCACCTGCACTTCAAGGTCAGCGCGCCGGGGTTGCACACGCTGGTCACGCACATCTTCGTCCGGGGCTGCGAATACCTGGACCGGGACAGTGTGTTCGGGGTCAAGGAATCGCTGATCCGGTCCTTCGAAGAGCAGCCGGCCGGTGCCGCCACGCCGGACGGGCGGGCCGTCGAGGGGAAGTGGTCCCGCACCCGGTTCGACATTGTGCTCGCTCCTGATCGAGGCATGTAA
- a CDS encoding maleylacetate reductase — protein MPTDSFVHETLGQRVILEAGGAGRHLTAEVDRLGAARIMLIAAEAEAPLADRVAAGLPVALRWTEVVQHVPAELAERAREAAARCRADLLVTVGGGSTTGLAKAVALTSRVPIIAVPTTYAGSEATAVWGLTEGRHKSTGVHASVLPATVIYDSTLTLSLPVGLSVASGFNGLAHCIDSMWAPGSDPINRALALEGIRVLAAGLPKVVADPSGIEGRDECLYGAYLSAVSFASAGSGLHHKICHVLGGSYSLPHAETHAIVLPHVLALNAPGVPERGLRIGQALGGTEPVAALDRLREAVGAPRALKDVGFEEADIGDAAARILPVVPASNPVAVSLPVLEDLLRAAWNGGRS, from the coding sequence ATGCCAACTGACTCCTTCGTTCACGAGACCCTCGGCCAGCGTGTGATCCTCGAGGCCGGCGGCGCGGGCCGGCACCTGACCGCCGAGGTCGACCGGCTCGGCGCGGCACGGATCATGCTGATCGCGGCCGAGGCCGAGGCGCCCCTCGCCGACCGGGTCGCCGCGGGCCTGCCGGTCGCGCTGCGCTGGACCGAGGTGGTCCAGCACGTGCCGGCTGAGCTGGCCGAACGGGCCCGCGAGGCGGCGGCCCGGTGCCGGGCCGACCTTCTGGTCACGGTCGGCGGTGGTTCCACCACCGGGCTGGCCAAGGCGGTCGCCCTGACCAGCCGGGTCCCGATCATCGCGGTGCCGACGACGTACGCCGGAAGCGAAGCGACCGCCGTGTGGGGGTTGACCGAGGGCCGGCACAAGTCGACCGGGGTGCACGCTTCGGTGCTGCCGGCGACGGTCATCTACGACTCGACACTGACCCTCTCGCTGCCGGTCGGTCTGTCGGTGGCATCCGGCTTCAACGGGCTGGCGCACTGCATCGACTCGATGTGGGCGCCCGGCAGCGACCCGATCAACCGGGCGCTGGCCCTGGAAGGCATCCGGGTGCTGGCGGCGGGGCTGCCCAAGGTGGTCGCCGACCCGTCCGGGATCGAGGGGCGGGACGAATGTCTGTACGGGGCATATCTGTCGGCGGTGTCGTTCGCGTCGGCCGGCTCCGGTCTGCACCACAAGATCTGCCACGTGCTCGGGGGCAGCTACAGCCTGCCGCACGCGGAGACGCATGCGATCGTTCTGCCGCATGTGCTGGCTCTGAACGCTCCGGGCGTACCGGAAAGGGGTCTGCGGATCGGCCAGGCACTCGGCGGAACCGAACCGGTGGCCGCGCTGGACCGCCTCCGCGAAGCGGTGGGCGCGCCGCGCGCCCTGAAGGACGTCGGCTTCGAGGAGGCCGACATCGGTGATGCGGCCGCGCGGATCCTGCCGGTCGTGCCCGCGTCCAACCCGGTGGCGGTCTCACTGCCGGTTCTGGAAGACCTGTTGCGTGCGGCGTGGAATGGAGGACGGTCGTGA
- a CDS encoding IclR family transcriptional regulator → MKNAPNYSIRSVDHALQLAVMLQVEGPLSVGEAAERLGVAPSTAHRLLAMLVYRDFAVQREDRRYAAGPVLSLGASSQSRTSLLRGIAMPHLAALTERVRESANLQILSGDHVRFIGSVECTQALRVGNREGMVFPAHFASGGKIMLADLPPERLDALYSDEKWADRLDERPALPALRRELRTIRERGFAINAGKTESGVTAVGRGIHDSDGRVEAAISVSMPTSRFSQDRLPQIVTALALTARDIEEQMRGAG, encoded by the coding sequence GTGAAGAACGCCCCGAACTACTCGATCCGCAGCGTCGACCATGCGCTGCAGCTCGCGGTGATGCTTCAGGTGGAGGGGCCGCTGAGCGTCGGCGAGGCGGCCGAGCGCCTCGGGGTAGCCCCGTCCACGGCACACCGGCTCCTGGCGATGCTCGTCTACCGCGACTTCGCGGTGCAGCGCGAGGACCGGCGCTATGCGGCCGGCCCGGTGCTGTCGCTGGGGGCGAGCTCGCAGTCGCGTACGTCGCTGTTGCGTGGCATCGCGATGCCACATCTCGCGGCACTCACCGAGCGGGTCCGCGAGAGTGCGAACCTGCAGATCCTCAGCGGCGACCACGTGCGTTTCATCGGCTCGGTGGAGTGCACCCAGGCGCTGCGCGTCGGCAACCGCGAGGGCATGGTCTTCCCGGCCCACTTCGCGTCCGGCGGCAAGATCATGCTGGCCGACCTGCCGCCGGAGCGCCTGGACGCGCTCTACAGCGACGAGAAATGGGCGGACCGGCTCGACGAGCGGCCCGCACTGCCCGCCCTGCGCCGCGAGCTGCGCACGATCCGCGAGCGCGGCTTCGCGATCAACGCGGGGAAGACCGAGTCCGGGGTGACCGCGGTCGGGCGGGGCATCCACGACAGCGACGGGCGGGTCGAGGCGGCGATCTCGGTCTCCATGCCCACCAGCCGGTTCTCCCAGGACCGGCTGCCGCAGATCGTCACCGCGCTGGCGCTGACCGCCCGCGACATCGAGGAGCAGATGCGCGGCGCCGGATGA
- a CDS encoding cupin domain-containing protein: MRLTVVDAPDQPTPSDELAELYRGFEQELLVPLWTEIGDLMPPHPRSKAVPHLWRWAGLLELAGRAGHLVPVGRGGERRAIALANPSLGGRPFATPTLWAAIQYLMPGEDAPEHRHTQHAFRFVVEGEGVWTVVGQDPVPMGRGDFLPQGGWNWHAHHNAADRPMAWIDGLDIPFQYLTESQFFEFGRDAISDAERITPDRSRSERLWGHPGLRPVSAPAAQTGSPLLRYAWADTDRALTDQLELADEGYPGVLEPGHAAVRYTNPTTAGDVLPTIRAEMHRIRSGAETAPSRQTGSAVYQVFDGSGRVTVGDRSWSVTRGDLFVVPSWVPFSARSEASASDSDSGALDLFTFNDAPIFEALRLDRSSVEGKDA, translated from the coding sequence GTGCGTCTGACCGTTGTCGACGCCCCTGACCAGCCCACTCCCTCGGACGAGCTGGCGGAGCTGTATCGCGGATTCGAGCAGGAGTTGCTCGTACCCCTCTGGACCGAGATCGGCGACCTGATGCCGCCGCACCCGCGCTCCAAGGCCGTCCCCCACCTGTGGCGCTGGGCCGGCCTGCTGGAGCTGGCCGGCCGGGCCGGCCACCTGGTGCCGGTCGGTCGCGGCGGCGAGCGCCGTGCGATCGCGCTGGCGAACCCCTCGCTGGGCGGGCGCCCGTTCGCCACGCCGACGCTGTGGGCGGCGATCCAGTACCTGATGCCGGGCGAGGACGCGCCCGAGCACCGGCACACCCAGCACGCGTTCCGGTTCGTCGTCGAGGGCGAGGGCGTGTGGACCGTGGTCGGGCAGGACCCGGTGCCGATGGGTCGCGGCGACTTCCTGCCGCAGGGCGGCTGGAACTGGCACGCTCACCACAACGCCGCGGACCGGCCGATGGCCTGGATCGACGGCCTGGACATCCCGTTCCAGTACCTGACCGAGTCGCAGTTCTTCGAGTTCGGCCGCGACGCGATCAGCGACGCCGAGCGGATCACGCCGGACCGGTCGCGCTCCGAGCGGCTCTGGGGACATCCGGGCCTGCGGCCCGTGTCGGCGCCGGCCGCGCAGACCGGCAGCCCGCTGCTGAGGTACGCGTGGGCCGACACCGACCGTGCTCTCACCGACCAGCTCGAACTCGCCGACGAGGGCTACCCGGGCGTGCTCGAGCCGGGCCACGCCGCGGTCCGCTACACCAACCCGACGACCGCCGGGGACGTGCTGCCGACCATCCGGGCCGAGATGCACCGGATCCGGTCCGGCGCCGAGACCGCGCCGAGCCGGCAGACCGGTTCGGCGGTCTACCAGGTGTTCGACGGCAGCGGCCGGGTCACCGTCGGCGACAGGTCGTGGTCGGTCACCCGCGGCGACCTGTTCGTGGTCCCGTCCTGGGTGCCGTTCTCGGCCAGGTCCGAGGCGTCGGCGTCGGACTCCGACTCGGGCGCTCTCGACCTGTTCACGTTCAACGACGCCCCCATCTTCGAGGCGCTGCGCCTCGACCGTTCCTCCGTTGAAGGAAAAGACGCATGA
- a CDS encoding fumarylacetoacetate hydrolase family protein, with the protein MKLATIRTLDGSTRAVRADGDTLIDLGVADLGELLARPGWTEVAAQDGPAVVAAGFAPVVPNPGKIVCVGLNYRNHILEMGRQLPEHPTLFAKYTEALIGPNDEIQRPAESDQVDWEAELAIVIGRPVRRAGEDEAAAAIAGFAVLNDVTMRDWQYRTPMWLQGKTWEASTPFGPWLVTPDELPGGVRPSLELTGAVDGEVVQRANTADLVFDPVALVRYISTIVTLKPGDVIASGTPGGVGHARKPARYLAEGSVLTTEIEGLGRSEAKVARC; encoded by the coding sequence ATGAAGCTCGCCACCATCCGTACGCTCGACGGCTCGACCCGCGCGGTCCGCGCCGACGGCGACACGCTGATCGATCTCGGCGTGGCCGACCTCGGCGAGCTGCTCGCCCGGCCCGGCTGGACCGAGGTCGCCGCGCAGGACGGACCGGCAGTGGTCGCCGCGGGCTTCGCGCCGGTGGTGCCGAACCCCGGCAAGATCGTGTGTGTCGGCCTGAACTATCGCAACCACATCCTGGAGATGGGCCGGCAGCTGCCCGAGCACCCGACGCTGTTCGCGAAGTACACCGAGGCGCTGATCGGCCCGAACGACGAGATCCAGCGGCCGGCCGAGTCCGACCAGGTCGACTGGGAGGCCGAGCTGGCGATCGTGATCGGCAGACCGGTCCGCCGGGCAGGCGAGGACGAGGCAGCTGCGGCCATCGCCGGGTTCGCCGTGCTCAACGACGTCACCATGCGCGACTGGCAGTACCGCACCCCGATGTGGCTGCAGGGCAAGACCTGGGAAGCCAGCACCCCGTTCGGGCCGTGGCTGGTCACCCCGGACGAGCTGCCCGGCGGTGTGCGCCCGTCGCTGGAGCTGACCGGCGCGGTCGACGGCGAGGTCGTGCAGCGCGCAAACACCGCCGACCTGGTCTTCGACCCGGTCGCGCTGGTCCGCTACATCTCCACGATCGTCACGCTGAAGCCGGGTGACGTGATCGCCTCCGGCACCCCCGGCGGGGTCGGGCACGCCCGCAAGCCGGCCCGCTACCTGGCCGAGGGCAGCGTGCTGACCACCGAGATCGAGGGTCTCGGCCGGTCCGAGGCCAAGGTCGCCCGGTGCTGA